One genomic region from Mytilus trossulus isolate FHL-02 chromosome 9, PNRI_Mtr1.1.1.hap1, whole genome shotgun sequence encodes:
- the LOC134684077 gene encoding peroxidase-like protein, producing the protein MESMNYLGVILLVLTQYIEPVQSQGPTNNSIAASISDAAREVTARRSGGLVQAQRAASGQSGPQGIASPPAVSPVDTPVSIHARFFSRREAPDFVEAVGFAGDLVTTSTANFAARNGGALPDSAEFRRQLVPYCPIRFPVCNRNDLYRTANGTCNNLRNPLWGASFTTQARFLPPAYGDEYNLGLIPRRKSITGVPLPSPRDISNTLFNTGTSPPRSKRFNIALTHFGQFIDHDFVSTPILRDGDNDVHCCIGNTSVNRPECFSFSTPPGDFESTCMPFVRSDFGVEPGCIPGPRNQINQRTSFLDLSVAYGNTLDGQKDLREDGTGRLLEGLNRILPDGPPGSECLNGETCFKSGDNRPAEVPMLTVIHIIFLREHNNIVERLRSLGYSDGEQLYQEAKKILTGIYQHIIYTEYLPVILGDQGMDIFGLRSTPSGFNTQYNPSVNAATRNSFGAAAYRFGHSLVGSLVESFNEDFTPRDKEPMEDHFFSTRLIRNFDDKFGPDAISRWMTTQFKSKSDRFLTPAVRNRLFQTKPKNGFDLSALNIQRGRDHGIPAYNRWRRFCGLHAAQHFGTNYNGLTDHDSLSAKALKSVYRSPDDIDLFAGGLTEKIAPGALVGPTFRCLIGFQFMLFKTGDRFFYENNFYPTRFSAAQLQQIKKQTLSALYCRTLDVNTMPESAFDTPLAGKERKPCNTFTGLDLKPWANKYNPYKGNK; encoded by the exons gTCAAAGTGGCCCACAAGGAATAGCCTCTCCACCTGCCGTTTCGCCTGTGGACACCCCTGTATCAATTCATGCGCGATTTTTTTCTCGAAGAGAAGCTCCAGACTTCGTTGAAGCCGTAGGTTTTGCAGGAGATCTTGTTACGACTTCAACAGCTAATTTTGCTGCAAG GAATGGTGGTGCACTTCCAGATTCTGCAGAATTCAGGAGACAATTGGTTCCTTACTGTCCAATCCGTTTTCCAGTATGTAATCGAAATGACTTGTACAGAACAGCAAATGGCACTTGTAATAATTTACGTAACCCCTTATGGGGTGCATCTTTTACAACACAGGCAAGATTTTTGCCTCCTGCTTACGGCGATG AATACAACCTTGGTTTGATACCACGAAGAAAAAGTATAACTGGAGTCCCGCTTCCTAGTCCCCGAGATATATCCAACACATTGTTCAATACAGGGACATCACCACCACGGAGTAAACGATTTAATATAGCTTTAACTCACTTCGGACAGTTTATTGACCATGATTTTGTTTCAACGCCCATTCTTAGAG atgGTGACAACGATGTCCACTGCTGCATTGGCAATACCTCTGTCAACAg ACCCGAATGCTTTTCCTTCAGTACACCGCCTGGCGATTTTGAATCAACATGCATGCCGTTTGTGAGGTCAGATTTTGGTGTGGAACCCGGATGTATTCCAG GACCAAGAAACCAAATAAATCAGAGAACATCCTTCCTTGATCTCTCTGTGGCCTATGGGAATACACTGGATGGACAGAAAGATCTACGGGAAGATGGAACAG GACGACTTTTGGAGGGATTAAACAGAATTCTTCCTGATGGACCTCCAGGATCCGAATGTTTAAATGGAGAGACGTGCTTTAAATCTG GAGATAACAGACCTGCCGAAGTCCCTATGTTAACTGTCATTCATATCATATTCCTACGCGAGCATAACAATATTGTAGAAAGATTGAGGTCATTAGGATATTCAGACGGAGAACAACTGTATCAAGAGGCAAAGAAGATCCTCACAGGAATATAtcaacatattatatatactgagtATTTGCCAGTTATACTTGGAGATCAAGGAATGGACATATTTGGACTTCGAAGTACTCCAAGTGGGTTCAATACACAGTATAATCCCTCTGTTAATGCTGCTACTCGGAATTCATTTGGAGCTGCAGCCTATCGATTCGGACACTCTCTTGTAGGATCATTAGTTGAATCATTCAATGAGGATTTTACTCCACGTGACAAGGAGCCAATGGAAGATCATTTTTTCAGTACACGTTTAATAAGGAATTTTGATGATAAGTTTGGTCCAGACGCAATTTCAAGGTGGATGACAACGCAATTCAAAAGTAAATCAGACAGGTTTTTAACACCAGCTGTCAGAAATAGACTCTTCCAAACAAAGCCAAAGAACGGTTTTGATCTTTCTGCGCTGAACATTCAGCGAGGTAGGGACCATGGAATACCCGCATACAATAGGTGGCGAAGGTTCTGTGGACTGCATGCCGCTCAACATTTTGGAACAAATTATAATGGATTGACCGATCACGACTCTTTGTCAGCAAAAGCTTTGAAATCCGTTTATAG gaGTCCAGATGATATTGATTTGTTTGCTGGAGGTCTGACAGAGAAAATAGCACCAGGGGCTCTAGTTGGACCGACGTTCAGGTGTTTAATTGGATTCCAGTTCATGTTGTTCAAAACCGGCGATAGATTTTTTTACGAAAATAATTTCTATCCAACAAGATTCTCGGCAG CCCAATTACAGCAGATTAAGAAGCAGACCTTGTCGGCGCTGTACTGTAGAACTCTGGACGTGAATACAATGCCCGAGAGTGCATTTGATACTCCATTAGCAGG GAAAGAACGCAAACCATGTAATACGTTTACTGGATTGGACTTGAAACCATGGGCTAATAAATACAATCCTTACAAaggaaataaatga